TGTACTTGCGGATTTAAACCTTCTTCCGCGCCTAAAAAATCCATGAAAAAATCGCTAATTTTGCGTCCGACACGCCCTTTAATAAAGGTTAAATAGCGGTTGGAACTGGCGTTAAGGCGTAAATCCGTCAAATTAATCCGCGCGGCAATATCAAATTGTGTCATATCCAAATATTCGGTGCGGTGAATTTCCAAGTGTTCATCCACTAACATGGAAATGCGACTATCTAATAAGGCAATAAATAAGTAATCGGTGGCAAGGAAATTATAATGACACAACACAAACGTCCCGCCGCTAGCAAAATGATATTTACCTAATTCTGTGGCTAATAATTGGGCGGCTTGTTGGCTGAAAGGGACAAAATCAATGTCTTCTTCCAAAAAACGATTTAATTGTTGCGCAAAATGAGAGGCTTGTTGAAAAATGCCATAACTTTTGGCTTTATTTTGATAACCTTGATGCAATTGCAGCATCATTTGTTCTACTTCAGCGTTAATATTCAGCGGCTGATCGCGCAGCTGTGTGACGAGGCTTAAGTTTTCTCCCTCTTCTTGTTTTATCAATTGGTGCAAGACAATTTTGCTTACCGTGATGCTCATTTTTTCTTCCGACTTGGTTAAAATTAAAATTTGTGCGATATTATAACCGCACTTTTACGAAAAATATGCTAGGATCTGCAAAATTATCCGTTTTATAATGGCACGTAATTTTGTGCAACGTAATGTTAGGTCAATAATGGCAATAAATTCTAAATATTCAAATCAACAAGTTAATGCAATGCTCAATGATATGATTGCAGTCATTGAAAAACACCAAGCCTCCGTCGATTTATCGTTGATTGTATTAGGTAATATGGTGACTAACTTATTAGTCAGCAGCGTCGGTACGCAACAACGCGAAGCTTTAGCGAAGGCATTTTCTGAGGCGTTAATGAATTCCGTTAAAGAGAACAACTAGCGTAATTTATTATGTTGAATATTAAAAACCGTAAACAATACTTGGAAGAAACCTCGCGAAAAATTTCTTGGGGGCATTGGTTTACTTTTTTTAATATTTTGTGGGCAATTATGCTTGGTACGCGCTATGCGTTTATTATTGATTGGCCCGATACCCTGTTTGGCAAACTTTACTTTTTTATTAGTTTGCTCGGGCATTTTAGCTTTGTTGTCTTTGTCTTTTACCTACTGCTTATTTTCCCACTGAGTTTTTTAGTCAAAAATCAGCGCACGTTTCGTGGATTAACCGTGATCATCTCGACCCTCGGCGTCACTTTATTACTGGTAGATACCGAAGTGTTTTCGCGTTTTAATTTTCATTTATCCTCACTGGTGTGGAATTTATTGGTCAACCCAGAAAATGGGGAGTTGTCGCGTAACTGGCAGCTTTTCTTTGTTCCTATGCCATTGATTTTATTAGCGCAAATGGTATTTTCGCGCTGGTCTTGGGAAAAATTACGCAGTCTTGAACGCCAAAAATGGTTAAAAGCGGTGGGGGTTTTCTTTGTTTGTACTTTTACCGCGACGCATTTAATCTATGCTTGGGCGGACGCTTACATTTATCGCCCGATTACCATGCAAAAATCCAATTTCCCGCTTTCCTACCCAATGACCGCGCGGTCTTTTTTGGAAAAACACGGTTTCTTGGATAAAACCCAATATCGCCAAACCTTGGAACAAGAAGGGCGTTTGGATGCCTTGGAAATTCATTATCCGAAAGCGGCGTTACACTTTGTACAACCGCCACAAAGCCAAGCCAAAACAAACCTAGTGATTATCACGGTTTCCGGTCTTCGCCAAGATGCGATTAAGGCGGAAACTATGCCGGCATTACAGCATTTTGCTGAAAACTCTACCCAGTATACTAATCATTACAGCACTGGCAATAATGATAATACGGGGACGACAGGGATTTTTTATGGTATTAGTGCAGAATATACTGATAGCTTGTTGAGCAATAAAACGCCTTCGATTTTTTTCCAATATGTACAACAACGAAAAGCACAATACGACCTTGGACTGTTTTCTAGCACGAATTTTAGCGCGCCATTGGTGCGTCAAGCCTTGAGCATGAATAAGGTGAAAAAAGGTAGTACTGATAATCAAACAGAAATTCAAAGGTTCCAACGTTGGTATGAGAAAGCATTACAGCAAGATAAACCCGTTGTGGCATATTTAAGTCTCAATATCGCGGAGGGATTGAATGAGGGGGCGTATAACCAAGCGTTGCACAGGTTAGATCAACAATTGGCGCCGGTGTTAGCACAATTGGAAAATTCAGATGCGGTGGTGATTTTAACGTCTGAACATGGCTATCATTTTGCGCCTTTAGAGGAAAAAGAGGCAATCAATTATTTTGCACCCGAGCAAATTCAAGTACCGCTCATTATCCATTGGGATAAATTACCTGTGGGAGAAAT
This sequence is a window from [Pasteurella] mairii. Protein-coding genes within it:
- the ndpA gene encoding nucleoid-associated protein NdpA; this translates as MSITVSKIVLHQLIKQEEGENLSLVTQLRDQPLNINAEVEQMMLQLHQGYQNKAKSYGIFQQASHFAQQLNRFLEEDIDFVPFSQQAAQLLATELGKYHFASGGTFVLCHYNFLATDYLFIALLDSRISMLVDEHLEIHRTEYLDMTQFDIAARINLTDLRLNASSNRYLTFIKGRVGRKISDFFMDFLGAEEGLNPQVQNQCLLQAVSDYCAQGELTQEQTQAVKKQAFEYCKGQINAGEEIEIAELSTALPTLNQQPFVEFTQQQDYGLEDSIPPLRSTLKSLTKLSGSGKGITISFDAELLNQRIMWDEATDTLTIKGLPPNLRDQLERRLKDQN
- the yejM gene encoding sulfatase family protein, with amino-acid sequence MLNIKNRKQYLEETSRKISWGHWFTFFNILWAIMLGTRYAFIIDWPDTLFGKLYFFISLLGHFSFVVFVFYLLLIFPLSFLVKNQRTFRGLTVIISTLGVTLLLVDTEVFSRFNFHLSSLVWNLLVNPENGELSRNWQLFFVPMPLILLAQMVFSRWSWEKLRSLERQKWLKAVGVFFVCTFTATHLIYAWADAYIYRPITMQKSNFPLSYPMTARSFLEKHGFLDKTQYRQTLEQEGRLDALEIHYPKAALHFVQPPQSQAKTNLVIITVSGLRQDAIKAETMPALQHFAENSTQYTNHYSTGNNDNTGTTGIFYGISAEYTDSLLSNKTPSIFFQYVQQRKAQYDLGLFSSTNFSAPLVRQALSMNKVKKGSTDNQTEIQRFQRWYEKALQQDKPVVAYLSLNIAEGLNEGAYNQALHRLDQQLAPVLAQLENSDAVVILTSEHGYHFAPLEEKEAINYFAPEQIQVPLIIHWDKLPVGEIDQLTSHTDILPTLMKHLFGLQNTIADYAQGVDLLNVSNKRQWVLAGNYRWNVIIAPDGEQYHIDDRGSYQKYDRTYQKISSDRPPLGLFLDVFNQESSFMEK